The following proteins come from a genomic window of Nostoc sp. ATCC 53789:
- a CDS encoding sulfite exporter TauE/SafE family protein, whose amino-acid sequence MVDLLLISILGFLGSFGHCFGMCGPLTVAFSLSHQPKGTSPLEKPNTWRQQLKFHLLLNLGRMLSYALVGAGIGALGSVLLQSGQLAGIGSDFRHWMAILTGVMLIWFGLGQVKPDLLPRIPVLHPLLQGRLHDRLSTGMVKLSFKTKWWTPILLGMTWGLMPCGFLYAAQIKAVETGNLWMGGATMLAFGLGTLPTMLGVGISTSLVSKDKRSQLFRLGGWVTLIIGIITLLRTGDTMVDYTGHAALFCLILALIARPISGLWASPLRYRRALGVGSFVLSVVHTFHMIEHSLQWNFAAFSFMPPEFQWGMAAGAVALILMSPAALTSWESLQKSLGKRWRQIHLLGVPALLLSAIHAVLIGSHYLGSLQSTWGNNLAAVLMGIITLSVLLVRSRFFWSKLAVEKFYVPPTKSR is encoded by the coding sequence ATGGTAGATTTGTTGCTGATCTCAATCCTGGGGTTCCTGGGGAGTTTTGGGCACTGTTTTGGGATGTGTGGCCCTTTAACAGTGGCATTTTCCCTGTCTCATCAGCCGAAAGGGACATCACCCTTAGAAAAGCCGAATACTTGGCGACAACAATTAAAATTTCATCTTTTGCTAAACCTGGGGCGGATGTTGAGCTATGCTCTAGTCGGTGCTGGCATTGGGGCGTTAGGTTCGGTATTGCTGCAAAGTGGACAGCTAGCGGGTATTGGCAGCGACTTTCGGCACTGGATGGCAATTTTGACTGGTGTGATGCTGATTTGGTTTGGCTTAGGACAAGTAAAACCCGATTTGCTCCCGCGTATTCCTGTGTTACATCCCCTATTACAAGGTAGGCTACACGATCGCCTCAGCACAGGAATGGTTAAGCTTTCCTTTAAAACCAAATGGTGGACACCAATACTTTTGGGGATGACTTGGGGTTTAATGCCCTGTGGTTTCCTGTATGCTGCCCAAATCAAAGCCGTTGAAACTGGCAATTTATGGATGGGTGGGGCAACCATGCTGGCTTTTGGATTGGGAACCCTGCCGACTATGCTAGGTGTAGGCATCTCCACGTCGCTGGTAAGTAAAGACAAGCGCAGTCAGTTATTTCGATTAGGCGGTTGGGTGACACTCATCATTGGCATCATTACCTTGTTACGGACTGGTGACACAATGGTAGATTACACCGGACACGCCGCTTTATTCTGCTTAATATTGGCGTTAATTGCGCGTCCTATTAGTGGGTTGTGGGCTTCACCATTGCGTTATCGCCGCGCCTTGGGGGTGGGATCTTTTGTGCTTTCTGTGGTTCACACCTTCCACATGATAGAACACTCATTGCAATGGAATTTTGCCGCCTTTTCTTTTATGCCGCCAGAATTCCAGTGGGGTATGGCTGCGGGTGCTGTAGCATTAATATTAATGTCCCCCGCCGCTTTAACGAGTTGGGAATCGTTGCAGAAATCTTTGGGCAAGCGTTGGCGACAGATTCATCTATTGGGTGTGCCAGCCTTGCTCTTGAGTGCTATTCATGCTGTGTTGATTGGTTCCCATTATCTGGGTTCTTTGCAATCAACTTGGGGAAATAACTTAGCGGCAGTACTGATGGGAATTATTACCCTCAGTGTCTTACTAGTGCGTTCGCGTTTTTTTTGGTCAAAGTTAGCCGTAGAAAAGTTTTATGTCCCCCCAACAAAATCGCGGTAA
- the galE gene encoding UDP-glucose 4-epimerase GalE, protein MSSGKPTILVTGGAGYIGSHTVLALKQAGYNVVILDNLVYGHRDLVEKILQVELVVGDTGDRALLDHLFKTRDIAAVMHFSAYAYVGESVTDPAKYYRNNVVGTLTLLEAMLTASVKKFVFSSTCATYGVPEFVPIPENHPQNPINPYGTTKLMVERILSDFDIAYGFQSVRFRYFNAAGANPNGLLGEDHNPETHLIPLVLMTALGKRESISIFGTDYPTPDGTCIRDYIHVNDLADAHILGLEYLLKGGDSEVFNLGNGSGFSVREVIAAAEQVTGTSIPVEERDRRPGDPPILIGTSEKARTILGWQPQYPSIEDIVSHAWQWHQKRHL, encoded by the coding sequence ATGTCGTCTGGAAAACCTACCATTTTGGTAACAGGGGGAGCTGGATACATTGGTTCTCATACGGTGCTAGCTTTGAAGCAAGCGGGTTATAACGTTGTCATCCTTGATAATCTGGTCTATGGGCATCGTGACCTGGTAGAAAAGATTTTACAGGTAGAACTGGTAGTAGGGGATACAGGCGATCGCGCCTTACTAGATCACCTATTTAAAACCCGCGATATTGCTGCTGTGATGCACTTTTCTGCCTACGCCTACGTAGGAGAATCAGTGACTGACCCGGCTAAATACTACCGCAATAACGTTGTTGGTACTTTGACCCTGTTAGAGGCGATGCTGACAGCATCTGTAAAGAAATTTGTCTTTTCTTCTACCTGTGCTACCTACGGCGTGCCAGAATTTGTACCGATTCCAGAAAACCATCCTCAAAATCCGATTAATCCTTATGGCACTACAAAGCTAATGGTAGAGCGGATTCTTTCTGATTTTGATATTGCTTACGGTTTTCAATCAGTGCGTTTCCGCTATTTTAATGCTGCTGGTGCTAATCCCAATGGCTTACTCGGCGAGGATCACAACCCAGAAACCCATTTGATTCCCTTGGTGCTGATGACAGCTTTAGGCAAACGAGAGTCTATCTCAATTTTCGGCACCGATTACCCCACACCAGATGGTACTTGTATTCGTGATTATATTCATGTTAATGACTTAGCAGATGCCCATATTTTGGGATTGGAATATTTATTAAAAGGTGGCGATAGCGAAGTTTTCAATTTGGGCAATGGTAGCGGCTTCTCTGTCAGAGAAGTAATTGCAGCCGCCGAACAAGTGACAGGAACTTCGATACCAGTAGAAGAGCGCGATCGCCGTCCCGGAGATCCCCCAATTCTCATTGGCACTAGCGAGAAAGCCAGAACAATCTTAGGCTGGCAACCTCAGTACCCATCCATCGAAGATATTGTCTCTCATGCGTGGCAGTGGCATCAAAAGCGACATTTGTAA
- a CDS encoding toll/interleukin-1 receptor domain-containing protein: MATIFFSYSHRDETLRDELEIHLAMLKKQGFIETWHDRRITPGDEFDKAISKNLEEADIIILLVSSDFLASNYCYDIEMQRAMEKHEQGESHIIPVILRPCDWRSAPFGKLLVMPTDGRPITKFPDKDDAFLEVVNAIKRTITRLQLRQDSTPPSISYGSAVKPQILDIPRSSNLRIRKTFLDRERDQFVEESFEYIANFFENSLAELSNRNPEVDTHFKRIDANHFSAIVYIRGKKATECRIWTGGSSRLFRSDIAYSSNASGSDNSINESISIVDDGYALFLQPLGMAFFTSQQNVKKLLSQQGAAEYFWDILLRPLQQGST, encoded by the coding sequence ATGGCTACAATTTTTTTCTCTTATTCACATCGGGATGAAACCCTGCGCGATGAGTTGGAAATTCATCTTGCTATGCTAAAAAAGCAAGGCTTCATTGAGACGTGGCATGATCGCCGAATAACTCCTGGTGATGAATTCGATAAGGCAATAAGCAAAAACTTGGAAGAAGCAGACATCATTATTTTATTAGTCAGTTCAGATTTTCTAGCTTCCAATTACTGTTATGACATTGAAATGCAACGTGCGATGGAAAAGCATGAGCAAGGAGAATCCCACATTATACCAGTCATCCTGCGTCCATGCGATTGGCGCAGTGCCCCATTTGGCAAGCTCTTGGTCATGCCAACTGATGGCAGGCCTATCACAAAATTCCCCGATAAAGACGATGCTTTTCTTGAAGTAGTCAACGCTATCAAACGGACAATTACTCGCTTACAACTCCGTCAGGATTCCACGCCACCAAGCATAAGTTACGGTTCTGCTGTCAAACCACAAATTTTGGATATACCAAGATCGAGCAATCTCCGTATTCGCAAAACATTCTTGGATCGAGAGAGGGATCAATTTGTAGAGGAATCATTTGAATACATAGCCAACTTTTTTGAGAATTCACTTGCTGAACTATCCAACCGAAATCCAGAAGTAGATACGCATTTCAAGCGTATAGATGCAAATCACTTTTCGGCTATTGTCTACATTAGGGGAAAGAAAGCTACTGAATGTCGAATTTGGACAGGAGGAAGTAGCCGTCTTTTTAGAAGCGACATTGCATATTCCTCAAATGCTTCAGGAAGTGATAATAGTATTAATGAATCCATATCTATAGTTGATGATGGATATGCTCTTTTTCTGCAACCTTTGGGAATGGCTTTCTTTACAAGCCAACAGAATGTGAAGAAATTATTGTCTCAACAAGGAGCCGCTGAGTATTTTTGGGATATCTTGCTAAGACCATTGCAACAAGGCTCAACATGA
- a CDS encoding PIN domain-containing protein, with protein MNPLDAIASTQLPDNFHKDPADRIIVAIARRYGIPLVTCDAKILNYPHVQTIW; from the coding sequence TTGAATCCTCTAGATGCGATCGCCAGTACACAACTGCCGGACAATTTTCATAAAGATCCAGCAGACAGAATTATAGTTGCGATCGCTAGACGATATGGAATTCCTCTGGTAACTTGCGATGCGAAGATTCTGAATTACCCTCATGTACAAACGATCTGGTGA
- a CDS encoding type II toxin-antitoxin system VapC family toxin: MILLDTHVWLWLLHNPSQLSSQAQAAIDSEEPQSGLLVSTISVWEIAIKFSIGKLTLPLPIDEWYSLARTHSGIVYRVFESSRCDRQYTTAGQFS; this comes from the coding sequence ATGATTTTGTTAGATACTCATGTTTGGCTCTGGTTACTCCATAATCCAAGTCAGTTATCGAGTCAGGCCCAAGCCGCAATTGATTCAGAAGAACCACAAAGTGGCTTGCTCGTCTCTACTATTTCAGTATGGGAAATTGCAATCAAATTCAGCATTGGAAAACTAACCTTACCGTTACCAATCGATGAATGGTATTCCTTAGCGCGAACGCACTCAGGTATTGTTTATCGAGTCTTTGAATCCTCTAGATGCGATCGCCAGTACACAACTGCCGGACAATTTTCATAA
- a CDS encoding type II toxin-antitoxin system Phd/YefM family antitoxin gives MKYLNIQDTDSTLTALLYEVTATQTEVVVTRDGIPVARIVPWQAKQTSTHHYPLRGLPIVIAEDFDESMPELWEALGE, from the coding sequence ATGAAGTACCTCAATATTCAAGATACAGATAGTACCCTCACAGCGCTACTGTATGAGGTGACAGCAACTCAAACCGAAGTTGTAGTTACTCGTGATGGCATTCCAGTTGCTCGCATTGTGCCTTGGCAAGCAAAACAAACTTCTACTCATCACTACCCATTGCGGGGGCTGCCGATTGTGATTGCAGAAGATTTTGACGAATCTATGCCGGAACTTTGGGAAGCCTTGGGCGAATGA